The Streptomyces sp. BHT-5-2 genomic interval CGACCGTGGCCTGGCTGCTCGGTGACGTCGATTTCAGCGGGGTCGGCCGGACCGACTGGTTCGGCGTCAGCACCCCGTTCCATTACGGAATGCCCAAGTTCGAGGCGTTCCCGATCATCGCGATGATCGTCGTCATGCTGATCACGATGGTGGAGACCACCGGCGACGTCTACGCCATCGGCGAGATCACCGGCAAGCAGGTCGGCAACGACACCGTCGCCCGGGCACTGCGCGCCGACGGCGTCGCCACCGTCCTCGGCGGCATCTTCAACTCCTTCCCGTACGTGGCCTTCGCCGAGAACATCGGCCTGGTGCGGATGTCGCGGGTGATGAGCCGGTTCGTGGTGGTCGCGGCCGGCGGCTTCATGGTCGTGCTGGGCCTGGTGCCCAAGGCCGGCTCGGTGGTCGCCGCGATCCCGCACCCGGTCCTCGGCGGCGCCGCGCTCTCCATGTTCGGCATGGTCGCCGCGGTCGGCATCCAGATCCTCGGCAAGGTGGACCTGCGCGAGGAGCGCAACGCCCTGATCCTGGCGGTGAGTCTGGGCGCCGCGTTCCTGCCCACCGCGGTCGCGCCGTTCTTCGAGCGGATGCCGCAGGGCCTCCGGGCGGTGCTCGACTCCGGCATCACCCTGGGCGGACTGACCGCCATCGTGCTGAACCTGATCTTCAACGTCCTCACCCGCCGCAGGTCGGTGGAGATCGACTGGGACGAGTTCGCGGCGGACGAGCCCGAGGACGAGGCCGTGGCCGCCGCGGACGGGCCGGCGCCGGCCGGCCCGCCGCCGCACTCCCCGAACGCCTTCGGGCCGGGCGCCTACTGACCGCGCGGCACCCCGCGCACC includes:
- a CDS encoding nucleobase:cation symporter-2 family protein, with product MARLARKSPRQFPRQRAHPVDEVLPFGKLALYGFQHVLAFYAAAVIVPIMLGNALGLSRGELVYLINADLLTCGIASIIQAFGIWKIGARLPLVQGVTFTAVSPMIAIGLGAGGGTAGLLVVYGAVITAGIATFLFAPFFSKLVKYFPPVVIGTILTIIGLTLIPQALQDAAGGAQLAGKPEFGDLKNLGYALGTLLLILAIVRIGKPLLSSIAVLLGLVGGTTVAWLLGDVDFSGVGRTDWFGVSTPFHYGMPKFEAFPIIAMIVVMLITMVETTGDVYAIGEITGKQVGNDTVARALRADGVATVLGGIFNSFPYVAFAENIGLVRMSRVMSRFVVVAAGGFMVVLGLVPKAGSVVAAIPHPVLGGAALSMFGMVAAVGIQILGKVDLREERNALILAVSLGAAFLPTAVAPFFERMPQGLRAVLDSGITLGGLTAIVLNLIFNVLTRRRSVEIDWDEFAADEPEDEAVAAADGPAPAGPPPHSPNAFGPGAY